The following coding sequences lie in one Cloeon dipterum chromosome 1, ieCloDipt1.1, whole genome shotgun sequence genomic window:
- the Vha13 gene encoding V-type proton ATPase subunit G, whose translation MASQTQGIQQLLAAEKRAAEKVSEARKRKARRLKQAKEEAQEEIEKYRQERESQFKEFETKHMGSREDVAARIDADTKIKIEEMNRAVKMQKSAVVEHLLSLVYDIKPEVHKNFQK comes from the exons atggccagccaaACTCAGGGCATCCAGCAGCTGCTGGCAGCTGAGAAAAGGGCCGCCGAGAAGGTGTCTGAGGCAAGGAAGA GGAAAGCTCGCAGGTTGAAGCAGGCCAAGGAAGAAGCCCAGGAAGAAATTGAGAAGTACAGGCAGGAACGGGAGAGCCAGTTCAAGGAATTTGAGACCAAg CACATGGGTTCCCGTGAAGATGTTGCTGCCAGAATTGATGCTGACACAAAGATCAAAATTGAAGAGATGAACCGAGCtgtaaaaatgcagaaaagcGCT GTCGTCGAACATCTGCTTAGCTTGGTTTATGATATCAAGCCAGAGGTCCACAAGAACTTccaaaaataa
- the lolal gene encoding longitudinals lacking protein-like, with the protein MAAEQQQFFLKWNDFQSNMVSSFKHLRDEKSFTDVTLACDGQTCKAHKMVLSACSPYFKSLLEENPSKHPIIILKDVPFSHLQAILEFMYAGEVNVSQDQLPAFLKTAERLKVKGLAEAPQSIKREH; encoded by the exons ATGGCGGCAGAAcagcagcaatttttcctgaaatggAACGACTTCCAGTCAAACATGGTCTCATCTTTCAAGCACCTGCGTGACGAGAAGAGCTTCACAGACGTGACGCTGGCCTGCGACGGCCAAACCTGCAAAGCGCACAAAATGGTCCTTTCAGCTTGTAGTCCCTACTTCAAGTCGTTACTTGAG GAAAATCCTTCAAAGCACCCGATCATCATCCTCAAAGATGTGCCATTTTCCCACCTGCAGGCAATCCTAGAGTTCATGTACGCTGGGGAGGTGAATGTTTCCCAGGATCAGCTGCCCGCCTTCTTGAAGACAGCCGAGCGGTTGAAAGTGAAAGGACTGGCTGAGGCGCCCCAATCGATTAAGAGGGAACATTAG